CGGCCATGACGAGCAACTGCTGTTCCTGCAGCCGGCCCTGTCCGGGGGCGAGTTGTTCGCCGTATCTGCGGATGGCGAACTGGCGTCCCTTAACCCTGAGACTGGCGAGTACAACTGGGAAAGAGATCTCGATCGCCAGGTCATTGCCGGTGTCGGCGCAGACAGTGAAAACCTATACCTGGGAACCCGCGATGGTGCCTTGCTGGCGTTGACACGGGATGGCGAGGGCGATCGTTGGGCCGTTGAGCTGCCCAGTGAAATTCTGGCGCCGCCCCAGTCTAACGGCTCAGTGGTCGTCATCCAGACCATCGATGGCAAGGCTATGGCCTTCGATGTGAAGACTGGCGAGAAGCGTTGGCAATACGATGGCGTGATCCCGGTGTTGAGTTTCCGTGGTAACGCCACGCCGTGGGTTGGGCCGGAAGTCACTTTGGTGGCATTTGCCAGTGGCCAGGTCGTTGCGCTGCTGTCGGAGACGGGCCAGCCGCTCTGGCAGTATGCTGTGGGCGAACCAGCGGGCCGAACAGAGCTGGAGCGCCTGGTTGACGTGGATGCCAGTCCCGTGGTCCGTGACGGCGTGGTTTACGTGACAGGTTACCAG
The window above is part of the Marinobacter nanhaiticus D15-8W genome. Proteins encoded here:
- the bamB gene encoding outer membrane protein assembly factor BamB; the protein is MPLGARHIRYVVLGAGLAGLLAGCSSNDTFEQPNPLPEIESTVWLEEVWDTSIGDGHDEQLLFLQPALSGGELFAVSADGELASLNPETGEYNWERDLDRQVIAGVGADSENLYLGTRDGALLALTRDGEGDRWAVELPSEILAPPQSNGSVVVIQTIDGKAMAFDVKTGEKRWQYDGVIPVLSFRGNATPWVGPEVTLVAFASGQVVALLSETGQPLWQYAVGEPAGRTELERLVDVDASPVVRDGVVYVTGYQGHVAAVDLRSGQEIWRRPASSFQAPALDYGNVYISGSNGVITAYNLFNRQELWAQDSLQWRQTTGLLPVEGYLLTGDFEGYVHILSQLDGSLQGQKQIDEEGLRVPMMLNDGLIYIYGNGGELDAYRLQEAE